The window CAGTTGAAACAgaaatatcgaattaatttaatattagacTTTTAGATTTGTTatttaaagagaaacaaaagtttattattaaatttaatattaatataaatttctagattgaatttttttctcttcttcgtttcttttttcttttctttcttttttttttaagtttaaattatttcaaattagaattagaaatcgtctcacaatttatatatataaattatatatatatatatatatatgtgtgtgtgtgtgtgtgtgttaaatATCGATGGAATTTCGgcataataacgagaatatataaatttgtcttgaaaacaagtaaaaacaacttattgattttataatttgttcTTTATAGTTGTtcaaaggaatataaaaaaaaatattaaagtggTTTTACCTTGGTACAATGATATGGGATTAGGCATACATATTTCAGTTATGGacgattaaaaatgtataaaataaacattcaCTTGGTTCTGTCAATATATTGTATTGAAACAGCggtatttaatgaaatttgtgTCGACCTAAGTAAAATTTCTCAACATAATCTTAGGCATTATCgacattcttttcatttttctttttttctttttcgcattgatgatttctctttttgatgatttttcttttaaacatgTGACACAAGTCGTTCAACTGTTGTTCATAGTCTAACAATTTGTTTGAtcaacaaatttttctataattcaGCGATCTGCGTAGTCTGATGTTACGACTAGTATTATTTACTTAACAAATATAGACAGATCATtcatttaaagaatattttaaagatttaacTTTGTAATCAATGTACTCTTactttaacaaatttaataaaacttaaatataatttttaaatttcattaacaatatatctttattttcataataattatcttttattatttaatataatataattaatattaaacatagCGTTATTAAAGTCTTtgcatattttgtatatatatttatatatatatatatatatatatatatatatatatatattataattataatttaatttattgcgAAAGTAAAATTGTCGAAACtcttaaacaaaaaataattttcgatgacacgaaaaaaatatttgacgcATGTCAGAATCAAacttattaatttgtttatacaTAATAGGACATGCGAGAAAGTATTGttttgtaagaaaaataatactcgtataattaatttatctcgTAATCGTGTTAGAAGACCACGATTATAATCAAAGTAGTCACGCacgaaaatatacatacgatTTAGTTTGTTTAATTCCAAtggataaaattttcaatagaaataatcTTATCAGAAtcataatgaattaaaaatcaatggatatattcattaaaaaaaaagcatctaatttttttcgattaatttctttcagaCATTTCCCATTAAGGATCGTACgttagaatataattaaataattaattaacgatatgtTATACgaggaaataattaattatgaattttaaaaaacgattaaagattaaaattaagTGAATATTGTATTGAGGATAAAaatttctagaaaaaaaaaatatatatatatatatatttcgataatttaGAAAGTTACATAGAATTTACAAAACTCCGTCCAATCTCTAATAGAGATCTcgtaaatgatttaaaattctTGATGTATATCGGGGAAATTCCATATATGTTACAAATCGTAGAGTTGCATTTCAATGAGAATGTGACAcagataacgataacaacgactaagacgatttctttttttatatatcccgTAGATCAGCATGTTGAATGGACACCCGCCTATCAGCTGGAAATCAAGAAAGCAGAAAAGCTAAAGTGAACTCCTAATTGaaagaatttatatctatttcttgCTTGTTCGTGAATAGAAAATTAGACGAATCAGATTATAATAGTTTGAAACGATACGAAACGTGCAACGGTGGTGTTATAAACACATctcgtttattttctattttaacctACATACAAGATGTGTCGTGCATCGAATAACAACAAGGAAGATCGTTTGATTTTAGTTTGTTagaatctatgtatatatatatatatatatgtgtgtacgagtaagttactagtacacatacatatatagaaacatGTCATTAACATTGGAGACTTTCTTTCTACTAAATTTCTAATTAGCTTTAATGAACATTGAAACAAAGTAATTTAAAATCCACGATAATTCTCTTTAGATTAACAAACAGACCTGCGGTTTcgtcaataaatataattccatctttcatttctatttctatgtctatatttattcattcaccGATAAGTTTCTCCATGCGGAcagtatttttttaattttttctatgacGATTATTTTGACGTTAAAAAATGCAAATGATTacacttgtttctttttattttttttaaataaattactatGTGAGAGAGAACGTTGAGACGATTTTGTTGACGGATAAATTTCACCGAATAAAACACCATTATTTGAATCCGATTTTATTTTGCGCTGCGATTGTGATTTCAGGAGTTGGTCCACTGAATGGTCGACTAGCAAAGATCCCATACTTTCTAGGTGGGGGTTCGGGTGGCATGGTTGGTGGGAAAGAGGGTTCGAGAAtcttaatggaaaaaaaaaaaaatgaaaagataagaaaatattcacaTTACAAAACGtgtattaaaattcttatgaGTATCGTAAGAGAATGTGGAATTTGTATTAACTTTGATTCTCCCGAATGGTTCACCCATTGCCTCGTCTTCTTCGCCATTTTCAATTTCTCGAATTCCGACGTCAGTCGACAGAATGCAGCATCTCTGCGTGCGCTCGCACTGAAAATCATCTGAGATTTAATAACGATCGCTGTACAAGCTTAGTTTCAATTACTTTTTCGACGACTTTCTCTAATTCGTTCATCTTATACGTGGCTGCCAATAATTCCGTACTGAGCTTCTTCATCTTACGataaacatattattaaaatatttttatcctatttatttgatatataatataattatttccttttataaatttctttagaaTATTTCTTACCTCGCTTTCCAATTGTTCAGTAGTCACCTTTTGCGTACCTTTCTgtaaaactttttatattaatattaataataataataataataataataataataataataatagtaataataatgacaataataataataataataataataattttttaatgacgAATCACTGACCGCCTTCACTATAATTTCTTCATACTcggtcttctttttctttaacgtaATGAGATCATCCAGTTTCTAATataagtaaatttatataaaattaatgtttataattttgtaacaattaatattcatttgtaATTCATACCATTTGATTCTCTTTAAGGATGACCGATAGATCTTCATTggattttttaattctctgaATCACCTTTTAAGgaagataataacagtaataataacaataataataataataataacaacaacaacaacaataataataataataataataataataataataataatgataataatgataataataataatattaataataatattaataataatataaataaggataatatgataataaacgatactctaattccattttaattgtttttttatattattagattcaaatgaaagatatattatgtattatattattataagttgcgaatgttacattaattatacaaatatcttACTTTGTTAGCATACCAAAGTGCGATGTAAAGCAAGGCATATATGAATATGCAAATGATGACATTGTCTAGAACATAGACACGTATGAAagactaaaagaaaaaaacaaacgaagatATTACATTtgatttgtctcttttttcttttctctctctctctctttactttctttcttgttttattaaattattttctcttgaaaaaaGATTACCTGTCGATCATAAATATTAAGGTGTTTCAAAATCGGATATGATCTCACTAATTGCGCCAACAGTCTTTGTGAAGACATCTTCGAGGTGCTCCATCAgcgagaaatgaaaaaaatggggAATTAGATAAATCGAGAAGATAGAAACTTTTTTACGATCGAAAGGACAAAAATTTCGACGATCCTCgacgtctttttctcttcttatcgaTAACGAACAATCGATCTTGCAATTAAAGGTAAATTGACAATATTCATAGTaacagtataatatatataatacattatattatataatatataatatataatatataatttataataaatatatataatatatatatatatatatataaatatatatatataataaatatataattatataatatatacatatatagtatataatataataatattttgtaaaaaaataatttcgatatttttacaatttcgtattcctgtgtgtatatatgtatgtatatacatacatgatacattgtgataaataaattgttaaagaatctatttaattataaatagatttttattaataaataaatataaaaattttattaataaataaataataaaataatatcgaatgaataatatcccccgtataaaatgatatttcattaaaacttTTTCGAATTAggttttatcgaataaaaaattttgcttACGTTAAAATGCTTTCGCGAACTAGTATCATTTTTTAAAGGTTAAAAAGGTTAAAAAATCAACTTTCTCGTTTAAAATTCTTGTCAGTCGAATTAATATTGCGATTATCGATCGTCGCATAACGCAATAACAGAGGTCGAGACAGGACAAGAGTCGAATCGATAATGagaatgataagaagaaaGCCGTCGTGTTGATAACATCGACGTGAAATCGCTGCTGATACGTAATGTGCTCTaggatttataaattattaccttattattatcatcacggCCCATTAATCAAAGTACTCGTGCgaattattcgaaattaaaaaCACTCCAactgttttttattatcgtattctCATAAACTTATTCGCGTATAATTTATGAAGATTCCAATTGTCTTAGTCAATTCATCAGTTAGTgaactttataattttacaatttgacATTGCTttgtgaatttattattatcgttgaagaaatgaaaacaaaataaattagtagttttatatatatatatatatatatatatatatatatacaattaaaatatcatcgtttaaattcattattaaatgaataaataataaattgaataataattcgaataattatttatttaacggataaattaatatttaataaaacgatagataaatataaatcttatcggatcgatatatacataaattcttttaatgaaaatttctacATGTacttctaataatattttacgatataacATAAAATCGTTTAAACTTAAAACACGAATGGAGAAAAGCGAGACCCTTTGCTTTAGAACAAACAGAAGAGAGACATAGCGAACGAGTAATGCGATACACACGTGGGGTGTAAAGTCTCGGTCGAGGAGATATTAAAAGTCTTGAAACGAGCCATTAGGCAAACAAGGTGGCATACTTcgtcgaatatatatacatatacatatatacatacatacatatatatatatatatattcgtccaCCATCATCCCCCTTTAGTGTGTCCTTTCGAATGAGCTCGGAGGCTAATCCAGGCTGAAGTTTTCCACGCGAGAAGAGCTCCGACGATTCGTCGAcgtttattattagcattcGATTAAATAAACGGGGATTAGCACATGAAAGGCAAACCATAGATATATAAGCTAGAAAGAGAtactaagaaaaagagagaaagagagagatagagagagagagagaaaaggtatATTCGATCGGTTCAAACGAAGCCACTTGCCGGTTCCCAGCTCGGAAGGAGCAGGGGTAGGTTAACTAAATAGGAAGTTAGGCAAAATGAGGCCTGAGGCTTGGATTAAACCGAGCTTAAAAAGCTTTGCCcgttataaaagaaagagaaagagagaccggGCAAGGGAAGGGGTTGGGACGGTGTTAGGACTGAGGAAAAGGGAGTGGATTCGAAGTGTAGTCGCGACGAATCAACTGCGAAAACACTCGAGATCACTTAGAGGAATCTCGGTCCTATgttctctccctccttttcaTAGTTatgtatatctctttctcagttGGTGTATGTAAAGGTatagatatacacacatatatatatatatatatatatatatatatatatatatatatctatatattcaaCTTTCAAACAGAACGACGACCGGCTttacttattcttcttcgttgATGGCCAACCAACCCTCGGTAAGAGAAATGTTTATGTAAAACAGTAGCCGATAACGCATCCCATTGGAATGGCGAGGACGGAGACAGGAGCAAGGAGAGACCCACCACTTGACGCGTCAAAAACGTCAGTTACATATCGAAGGGTGGAAAGGCGAGgacagagacagatagagagacagagagagagagagagagagagagagagagagagagagagatacgttgCGTTGTTTTGTAGGGTGAAATTGTTGGGCTTTGTGTATttcagatagaaaaagaaagagagagaaatagagagagaacgagaaagagaaaaagagagatggacaGGGATTATTGAGAATATCCTTGTCTATCGAGCAAAAATCAGATCCATTCTATACGTTCAGGATTTCTTCCAGAAAAATAACGACtgctatccttttctctttctttctttccctctctctctctctctctctctctttctttctgttctttgttcctctctttttctctttcaccgtAATCCCAAAACCTTTTTCGTCCCGCTCGTAAACTCGAGCGTCCGTGATTGAAGAAGGAAATCGCCGATATGTAGTTTCCCTTATCTCTGACCCAAAATCGCTTATCTCGTAGTTCGATGCATTTTTCCCGTACAATGCTTAAATAATATCCCATATTTCTTTGGGTTCCTTTATCGATTTGAAACCTCGAATTGATTTTAATCCGTACAGATAGATAAGTAGAGAGATATTCGAAAATACGCTATCTCATCGAATTTtctacgatctctctctctctctctctctctctctctctctctctctctgttaaaTAATACCGacataagtattatatatatatattgaaagatCGTTATtggaaagataattaataagataaagagagtaaggattttatttttctttttttttctttttattttttctttttattttttttccctttttccctttttcttagAAGATAAAAGATCGTCATGTtttagaaagaagagagagagagagagagagagagagagatagagaacatCCGTTCTCTCGCATCGTAGCTCGCTCCGTGATCTCTTGGCTCGTTCTGCGGGGAGAGACttaattatctaattaattaaccTCAATCAGAACGATGAGTAATTTCTCGCTCCGCTGGCGCCTTTGCCGTCACGTTGCGTGCTTGcctgcaaaagagagagagatagagatagagatagagagagagagagagagagagagaaagggagtcTTTCTAGTCACACTGAACACGAGCCGAATTACGGATGAATTCACTGCAAATCGATTATGTCTCGATGCTATTGCTTGCCGTAGAATTTcagcttttctctcttcccctctttctctctcttcctctctctttctctctctctctctctttctctctctctctatctctctcatacacattAAACTTCGTTTTCTGTCTCAAGTTTATCCATCCTCGTCGCACTCACATCATATCCTTCGTGTTCTAGTAACAGGACTACACCACCGTTATCCTGTTTTCGGTGAGCAACCAATTTTCCATCTTGTCTCCATCCTCCCTACGTAGTACCTTCTATCCTCAGTCGGTTTCACGCCGATCGCACGATGTTGTACCTCGTTGACTATGTGACTCACAAAGACGTTGCCTTTGCTTTTGCTTCACTTTGCTTTACTCTCATCATCTcgtcttcgttcgttcgttcgtttgttacGATAAAAGGTATATAACTATCAGATCGAAGCTTTCTCGTTTTcgataaaaccaataataagACTAGAAATTTTCTTACGTACATCTATGTAGACGTATGcatatgattatattatttataatatctatattagaTGGAATAACGatgaagaattttttattatttaattggaaaaaaatgtttaaataaatggacaactaaattaattagaaaattaatatattgatcTTACGTTCTTCATTCtgatataaagtaataaaaaatttcgacgTCGATTATTggtcaaaataataataataataaatgaaaaaaccaACCAGTTACGTAGTTACATGCGTTAAGTcagaaaattacgatataacTTTCATCCTTTATCtcgaagatattttataaacgtCGAGAGACGAGTATATAAgcgacatatatacataggcattataatacaatatatgaaAGAACTCTTTACACGTGACACTTAACGAGAATCTCATAATCTTGATAGGAacatctatctttatctccctTATTTACCACCCTCcgtcttttccctctctctctctctctctctctctctctctctctctctctctctctctctttctctttctcttcctctcacgCTTCGGTTCTCGCTTCTCTCTCGATGCCCAGTAAAATCCCTTTGAAGCTTGCCCATTGACGCTCGTGGTTTAATATTCCGTCACGAATATTAATGCCCTTCCTCGCCCAGCGACTCCTTGTAAATCAGCAAAGCTCCATGCTGATGCACTTTTTGCTGCGGTTTTCCTGcgcatcttctctctctctctctctctatctctctctctttctttttttctctttttctctttttcactctatcttctctccctatctctctgtctttgtttctctttgtctcttcgCAGTAAGCGAGGACAGTAGCGCTGATTGAGAATAATGCGAGGTACCAATTATTCGTTCGCATAAAGAGGAATTCATTAACGAGAGAAAAGCGTCAGCGAGGCATCTCTTAAGCAACCGTCAACCTATACTACCTGCACGCGCCTTTTGTATATAGAAATGCATTCCTCTGTCGAGTACTTACTTTCTATATTGTCCCTTTTCGTTTCCCGTTACTGCAAGTGCATTGCATGACAAAAAAACCGGGAGGAACCGTTTTGAAATGTGATCAACCATTGGATCATCCCATACGGATCAACgatatgataaagaaagagagaaagagagagagagagagagagagagagagagagagagagagagagagaaagagacggaagGTTTTATTCTATTACACTCCTGCTAATACTTATATCTCGTTAAAAAGTTCacagaagaggagaaagataaaaaaaaaaagaaagaaaaaaatggggaGACAGATTCATCTGTTTAAAGCTTTATACTtactattgtatattatagtaatatattttctatataaattaatattttattttctcatttaattatattttctttaattatattttcttttccttttttattttaattcttttttataatttaatttaattttaattgtattttaattttttttctaatttgttCTCTATCAAAGCTCCGATTtaactttccttttctatcttcttttctatttatttttttattcttcttttttacttttgataCCTCGccatataaaaatctttttgtttagttatattttctaactagatgctatatttttttatatcgctataataaaagaaaaatattttttaattgtattttttgatttgcagtgtttccttttttctttttattttgtttatatatatatatatatatatatatatatatatatatatatatatacatatatatacctttgccatataaaaatatacattctgttattattatatttaaaaatatatatactatagtcTGATATGTTATCTTTTCGATTATAACATTTCTCACTGATttgttttatcaattaaaCGAAGTGTCAGATATCAATGGTGACCTTTAACAACgcaaagaattaaattttactttattttgttGTATCCATCCTATTCGTTTCTTTatagaaaatacatattaaatataagacagagagagagagagaaggcttCGAGGAAAAGCTCTTTGATTTGCaagcatcttttttttctttctttctttctttcttttttatcacaaGTAAATCAAATAATAGAACAAAATTTCGTCGCTCCATTGTCGACGCTTATAAGCTTTTACGAGAATTCGCGTATATTTCTACGTTGCTCCCAcggaggaaataaaaaaaaaaagaaaaaaaataaagggaggaaaggaaaggaaaagtaaggaaacaacaataagaaaaattgagaagaaaaaaaatgagaaaagaatgagGAACACCTCTTTCGAATCTTGATGTTTCGCCGAGCATGAAATAAGTGTACACACGAAATCCCTCATGGCAAAGAGAGGGGGCCGTAAGACTTCTTCTTCGTTGTTTCGTATTCGTGATGATAAAGCGAACTTGCTTTGCAAGAGCACACGAATTATCTACATAGAACGTATCTATGTaattcgtacgtacgtacatacgtgcatatgtatgtaaacaaACAAGCGCGCTCTCACACAAATATAAACTACCAAGCaacaataaagaagaaatgcaAAGGGGATGAAAAACGAGATCGCACGGGAAACGCgaatctccttttcttcttcattcgatCGAACCGCAAATACAAATCCCTCGTGCATGAGCCGTTATAAAACCATAAAGATGTAATCGCCGCCCGAAAAGGAGCGTACCGATGGATCTCAAAATTGACAAAACACGaacactttatatttttcgtttatgatatttttattttctttttttcatttcgtaaaAATTACGAACTATCAAATTCATTCTacgtgataaaattattattatttattatcgtaataaggCTATTATTAGATCGTTTAGACCAACAACGATTTACTTTACGTTTCTTTAATAATCATAGGACAGTGATACATAGAAAAATTGTCAGGATTTAAATCGAAAATTGAGTGACTTTGAAAGAAATTCACGAGAGATGTAATAGTGGAGATGTAATAGTAGAGAGGGAGATCTAATAGTGTATGTCTAAACGATATATAGGAAGATCTAATCATTCTGTTTCTTTTACAATCaacaaatttgttttaataatacataacactaacctctctctctctctctctctctctctctctctctctctctatatatatatatatatatatatatatatatatatatatatatatatagaattaaaatatcattgtttaaattcattattaaacgaataaataataaattgaataataattcgaataattatttaattaatggataaattaatatttaatagaacgagagataaatataaatcttatcggatcgatatataaatatatatatatatatacatataattttctttttgtttctgaatataaatatacatatctatttattaacGCGTTAAGAAACGATTTAATATCATTCCTAGGACAATCCGAAACGTATAAGGAAATTCTAAGTACGTAATCGTTCGATCCTTTcgtttaaggaaaaaaaaaaaaacaaaccagaacaaaaagaaagggcAAGCGACAGTATCCCTGAAAAGGAGATAGGGGCTAAAGTAGATTTAAGAGAAGGACACTTGCCTCGGGTTGCTGTCACTCGAGTTGACAGAATTTCCGCACCTATCGAGCATGACCGGTGGAGAGGTAAGGAGGGTTAGGGTGAGATGGGGTATAGTGGGGTAGGGTAGGGGTGGGTTGAGTTAGATCCGATACGTACCATCGTGTTTTTGAATCGTTCCATACAATGTCGGTGTGCAAGTGTCATGGGACTCCTGTCAGTCGTCGATCAGCGAAGCGTAAGGAAGAGCATTGTACGGAAAGTATAACCAGGAATGGAATCGAGGGTGTTACACGAATTCTAGCTATGAGGGTGCCACCCATTCTATATTGTtgcttccttattttttttgccGAGCTTGGTGGCTCGGACCAGTTCTTATTcgacgtacgtatgtatgtatgtcgcTCGGTTAGGAACACGTCAAATCGAAAGAATATGCTTTGacttgaaattaatttgaGTGGTTTCCACATCCCTGCACTTTGTCACGATTTCGACCCCACcttacgattttcttttctttaattaattgttcttttttttctccccttcttCAATTATATCTACCGTTTCCATATTTCCACCATATGGATTAGGCCTTTCGTTTAGGTTTattcatttgtattatattgctttttgaaaattgaacattttcgtttatttatattgaatgaTAATCGTTCGACAATTTAATCGCCAATGATcgatgatatattttaaatatctttgtaTCAATGATAAACAACAGATCGTGCTTTATTAGttgaagaattttatttgatggtaatttttgttaaatgttAAGATTCCATGATATAATGGTCAACAACATGGATTCTGAATCCAACGATTCGAATTTAAATCAGGGTGGAATCTCTTATGCTTTTGcagttttcaaatgataaataaaaaaagagaagaaaatcaaatggaataaaattaaaaaaataaaaaagatcgcAAAAGGGTAGCTTTTATATCGAATCCGACAAAACACCCCTATCGAAGGGTTCCATGGTGTAATGGCTAGCACTCTGGACTCTGAATCCAGCGATCCGAGTTCAAATCTCGGTGGAAcctatttttgtttgttcttcattttttatattatataaaaaatgataagatgATAACAAATAGATTTGGAGTACACAAAAATATGCGTTAACAACAGAGTTTTTCAcagtatatataatgaataaccACATTGGACTTTGAATCCAGCGATTCGAATTCGAATCTCGATGGAGAATATctcattgtaaataattattttgaaaacataagataaataaataaattaaaatatcaagtTGAAATAACTTTATTTGTCGTAGGTTCCATGGTGTAATGGTAAGCACTCTGGACTTTGAATCCAGCGATCCGAGTTCAAATCTCGGTGGAacctcttttctattttaaataattatttttaaaagataagataaaaataaataaattaaaatttcaatttaaagtAACTTTATTTGTCGTAGGTTCCATGGTGTAATGGTAAGCACTCTGGACTTTGAATCCAGCGATCCGAGTTCAAATCTCGGTGGaacctaattttttttttctttttttataaagtttttattttttaaaagtaagaTTAACTAATCCAATGGAAAAGTACAAATTTTAGAGGCGGCTAGAATCGAAGGTTCCATGGTGTAATGGTGAGCACTCTGGACTTTGAATCCAGCGATCCGAGTTCAAATCTCGGTGGaacctaatattttttttattttgttcatatattatttctgagaataaagattaccaataataatgtga is drawn from Vespa crabro chromosome 10, iyVesCrab1.2, whole genome shotgun sequence and contains these coding sequences:
- the LOC124427347 gene encoding uncharacterized protein LOC124427347 isoform X1, which gives rise to MKLDDLITLKKKKTEYEEIIVKAKGTQKVTTEQLESEMKKLSTELLAATYKMNELEKVVEKCERTQRCCILSTDVGIREIENGEEDEAMGEPFGRIKILEPSFPPTMPPEPPPRKYGIFASRPFSGPTPEITIAAQNKIGFK
- the LOC124427347 gene encoding uncharacterized protein LOC124427347 isoform X2, with the translated sequence MKLDDLITLKKKKTEYEEIIVKAKGTQKVTTEQLESECERTQRCCILSTDVGIREIENGEEDEAMGEPFGRIKILEPSFPPTMPPEPPPRKYGIFASRPFSGPTPEITIAAQNKIGFK